The Aedes aegypti strain LVP_AGWG chromosome 3, AaegL5.0 Primary Assembly, whole genome shotgun sequence genome contains a region encoding:
- the LOC110678663 gene encoding uncharacterized protein LOC110678663 has translation MRFLKTVAVLVPLWLAVSGEIVQPELQLHPATPRRGRFLGLLGLLTGLSLVDSFEDSDTRIRPPAGIVKINIGRPLMESLYQYAYNPYYYGAVPTINIKIPLRPDSDLDGGGFGGVGFGGLGATSVTGVGVIGGHPGQFGTHATTNLIEPRPTFSDPAESPSIESAEETSKKSKHTKKLKRTKISSPRIIRSTLRNEIPESLSDAEGSPAEVTTPSVLIPTPNQELHDKSTEEPLMLHATAIPVIEENTITTQGPFLSNPSADFPQPIPQSYFPQGDSLQDPSQISLTTIEPLVDPFRASRVDRWQNYYAISPDEFRPIASV, from the exons ATGCGGTTTTTGAAAACAGTAGCAGTTTTGGTTCCATTGTGGTTAGCGGTATCTGGCGAAATAGTTCAACCGGAGTTACAATTGCATCCAGCAACACCCAGGAGAGGTCGATTTCTGGGATTGCTTGGGTTGCTTACTGGACTATCGTTGGTCGATTCCTTCGAAGATAGTGATACGAGAATCAGACCTCCGGCTGGAATAGTCAAGATCAACATTGGAAGgcctctgatggaatccttgtatCAGTATGCTTATAACCCGTATTACTACGGAGCAGTTCCGACGATCAATATCAAAATTCCCCTTCGACCGGACAGCGATCTTGATGGCGGTGGATTTGGAGGTGTGGGTTTTGGTGGATTAGGTGCTACCTCGGTCACAGGAGTAGGGGTAATTGGTGGTCATCCAGGACAGTTTGGAACTCATGCAACGACAAACCTGATTGAGCCACGACCAACTTTCTCGGATCCAGCG GAATCGCCATCCATCGAATCTGCCGAGGAAACATCGAAAAAATCTAAACACACGAAGAAATTGAAGCGAACGAAGATCTCCTCCCCTCGCATCATTCGAAGCACATTGAGAAATGAAATACCCGAAAGCCTATCTGATGCAGAAGGCAGCCCTGCTGAAGTTACCACGCCATCAGTCCTTATTCCTACACCTAACCAGGAACTTCATGACAAATCTACCGAAGAGCCGTTGATGCTGCATGCCACAGCGATTCCAGTCATCGAGGAAAATACCATTACAACGCAAGGTCCATTCCTGTCCAACCCATCAGCTGACTTCCCACAGCCTATCCCGCAGTCGTATTTCCCCCAAGGGGACAGTCTTCAAGATCCGTCCCAAATCAGTCTAACGACGATTGAACCCTTAGTTGATCCGTTCAGAGCTAGCCGAGTTGATCGATGGCAGAACTATTACGCCATCAGCCCGGATGAGTTTCGACCCATCGCTAGTGTTTAG